A window of the Vanessa cardui chromosome 12, ilVanCard2.1, whole genome shotgun sequence genome harbors these coding sequences:
- the LOC124534021 gene encoding phosphopantothenoylcysteine decarboxylase, whose translation MAENSLNILIGVTGSVAAIKLPVLIKSLLDIKAKYVFKINVICTEHAKHFINENELTSFSYHLYDDASEWKSWQGRGDPIIHIDLGKWADMMVIAPLDANTLAKISQGICDNLLTCTVRAWDMSKPLLFCPAMNTRMWEHPLTSKQIAVLQEWGHEEIPPIDKKLMCGDKGVGAMAEVETIVHRIRSLADKIYEDKKQNPT comes from the exons atggcAGAAAACTCTTTAAATATACTCATCGGCGTGACTGGAAGTGTTGCTGCAATAAAACTACCTGTTCTTATTAAGAGTTTACTGGATATCAAggcaaaatatgtttttaag ATTAATGTTATATGCACCGAACAcgcaaaacattttattaatgaaaatgaattgACATCATTTTCTTATCATTTGTATGATGATGCTTCAGAGTGGAAAAGTTGGCAAGGCAGAGGAGATCCTATAATACACATTGATTTGGGAAAGTGGGCAGATATGATGGTAATAGCACCGTTGGATGCTAATACACTAGCTAAAATATCTcag GGTATATGCGACAATCTCTTGACATGCACAGTCCGGGCATGGGATATGTCTAAACCTTTGTTATTCTGTCCTGCAATGAACACAAGGATGTGGGAGCATCCTCTCACATCTAAACAAATAGCAGTATTGCAAGAGTGGGGTCATGAAGAAATTCCTCCGATTGATAAAAAGCTGATGTGTGGAGATAAAGGTGTTGGTGCCATGGCAGAAGTTGAAACAATTGTGCACAGAATAAGAAGTTTAGCTGACAAAATATATGAAGATAAGAAACAAAATCCAAcatag